A region from the Halichondria panicea chromosome 11, odHalPani1.1, whole genome shotgun sequence genome encodes:
- the LOC135344327 gene encoding uncharacterized protein LOC135344327, whose protein sequence is MADQASEGHGDLQPLPQSRFEFSSASTLAEFSKGLIPQNTSKNTKWAMTSFEAWKSTRNAIHPEDQVPEDFLQCTDPDTINNQLSKFIVETRKTNGAQYPLATLHSLLCGVLRCMRESNPVGCPNFLDKKYTRFRPLQRTLDNYFNKLHSDGVGRKVKQAETISLEEEDKIWGSGFMDLNTPKGLQNAAFYSVGKFVCLHGGQEHRRLKLSQIQRGDGKYIYHENVSKNQNGSFIYFLAIYIVRPPNWATLLTMRLQRRRKSS, encoded by the exons ATGGCTGACCAGGCAAGCGAAG GACATGGAGACcttcagcccctcccccagtCTCGTTTTGAGTTTTCATCTGCCAGCACACTGGCAGAATTTTCGAAAGGGCTGATTCCACAGAACACCTCCAAGAACACCAAGTGGGCAATGACCAGTTTTGAGGCCTGGAAATCTACCAGGAATGCCATTCACCCTGAAGACCAAGTTCCTGAAGACTTCCTGCAGTGCACTGATCCAGACACCATCAACAACCAACTTTCTAAATTCATTGTCGAAACAAGGAAGACAAACGGAGCTCAATATCCACTGGCAACTCTTCACTCCCTCCTTTGTGGCGTCTTGAGGTGTATGCGTGAATCAAACCCTGTCGGATGCCCAAATTTCCTCGACAAAAAATACACCCGGTTCAGACCACTTCAACGTACACTTGACAACTACTTCAACAAGTTGCATTCTGATGGTGTTGGAAGAAAGGTGAAGCAAGCTGAGACCATCTCATTGGAGGAAGAAGACAAAATCTGGGGTAGTGGTTTCATGGACTTGAATACACCAAAAGGTCTCCAAAATGCTGCTTTCTATAGTGTTGGAAAATTTGTCTGTTTGCACGGAGGTCAAGAACACAGGCGTCTTAAACTCAGCCAAATACAACGTGGCGACGGCAAGTACATATACCACGAAAACGTGTCGAAGAATCAAAATGGAAGCTTTATATATTTTTTAGCTATTTATATTGTTCGTCCACCCAATTGGGCTACTCTCCTAACAATGAggctacaaagaagaagaaaaagtagctag